The genomic region TCGGTGTAAGGCCCAGTGCAACACGAAGCAGTGCCCATGTTACCTGGCGGTTAGAGAGTGTGACCCTGATCTGTGTCAGATGTGTGGGGCTGACCAGTTCGACACTGAAAAGATCTCATGCAAGAATGTCAATGTCCAGAGGAACCAGAAAAAGGTTATTAGGATTACTGTTATCTTTTTTGCAATGCATAAAATCTTTACACAAAATTTGATACGCTGAAAgcaaaacaaagtaaaatgaAATCATTAAGAATGTAACTgtaacataaatacatgttaatataaTCTGTGAGTAACCAGAAAGTACAAATTTTATCTTATCCTTTTTTCTAAAGAACTGGGTATTATCCTTTGCCTTGATGGTGGAGTTTGAATTGGTGGCACACAAAAACTTTTCCCTTTGTaagaaattgttcaaaatattcaaacttggtACAATTGTTGTCAGAGACAAAACAACACGCAGGAATAGCAGGGCCCATTACTCTGGGTTTTgttattgttgagttattccccttgtaCGACTTAAAAGAATAACAGAATAGCATTGTGTATACAGACTAAAAATACTTCACTGTTTATACtttgttattttcaacaaaGGTCTGGGACTGTGGATTATTTTGTTCTACATAATATCTTACATGTCTTGTAAACTTACAGCACCTGTTGTTGGCACCCTCAGACATTGCTGGCTGGGGGATTTTCTTGAAGGAGTCCAGTGAAAAGAATGAGTTCATCTCAGAATACTGTGGAGAGGTATGTATGCAGGAATGAAAGTTGGAGGTTCTAAATTTCAGGATAAATCAAGAAATCTGGAGTCAGATCTTTTAACTTCAGTTGTAgagattgtttttgtttgcatttttgaacACCCTTGTACTTTTGACCCAGAATTTAGCAAGTTATTTCTAATtgttaagaaattaaaatattggatGGCATGTAGAAAACCTAGTCTATTCAACAAGAGCAAAAAAAGAATATGTAAAAGTTAAGGAAATTCATGTAGAAATCTTGGAGGTCCGTTGTTGGTTTGtagaaaattcaaaaaataagcAATAGACTTCTACATTAGTCATGAAGTTTCTCATGATTAACTACATTGTAAGTAGACTTGTTACTGTATGTGATTGAGATTCTTCCCTGCTCTTCCAGGTGATATCCCAGGATGAGGCTGACCGGCGGGGCAAGGTCTACGACAAGTACATGTGCAGTTTCCTCTTCAACCTCAATAATGGTAATGGATTTGAAGTTGTGtttcaaacatgtacataaatgcTTATAAAGTTTAGTACATAAGCATGTGTCCAATTAAGTTTACATACCggtacatatatttacattcgccaAGTCCTCTGTCTAGATAAATCTTGACATtcattagctcgactattcgaagaataaggagggctatactattcACCCCATGGTCGGcatccggttaaagttttagggcaagttgggattttcacttataagtccaatacccttcgttcaattgacttaatacttcacacagttgttcagggccatcacatgatgaggttagattactccatattatcctttacacagattatggcccctgattgactatggaacttaggttaaatttttagggcaggttagaatatttattaataacttctatacccttcattcaattgacttaatacttcacataattgttcaggaccataacccaatgaggttacataactccatattgtccttaatacaagttatggcccctgattgacttaggttaaagatttagggcaagttaaagttaacggcaagttgggattttaataaaaaaaacttctatacctttcattcaatgcacttaataaaattcaaaattatttacgaccatcttacaacaagaaacataactccatttaacactaaatacaaattatggcccttgaatttaaaaaataaataaataattttttatttttttatttttttttaaatttcttttgaagggcatatttgtatattcttaaccacaatttcataatgggaaatgaagttatttgaatgacttgcgtcattgttcgggcgggctggtgggagggcagcatcaaagtcaccttatgtattgaataattatgtctccccctctctgggggagacatattgtttttgccctgtccgtcagtccggtagtccgtcagtccgtccgtacgtcacacttcgtttccgatcgataactggaaaaccgcatgacctaggatcaccaaacttggtagggaggttggtcgtgaggtgtagaggatccctattgtttttggggtcactaggtcaaaggtcaaggttgcggcgacccccaatataaaaaacatttctgctcaaaatcttgagaacggtttgacctaggttcaccaaacttggtaggtaggttggtcatgaggtgtagaagatccctattgtttttggggtcactaggtcaaaggtcaaggtcgcggcgacccccaatgtaaaaaacatttccgctcaatatcttgagaatggtttgacctaggttcaccaaacttggtagggaggttgatcatgaggtttagaaaactcctatattttggggggtcacaaggtcaaaggtcaacgtcgctgtgacctctaatgtaaaaaaatatttccgtgcaatatcaggagaatgctttgatctaagttcaccaaactttgaagtgaggttggtcatgatgtctagatgatcccaattgttttgggggtaacgaggtcaatagtcaaggtcgtggtgaccttccatgtaaaaatcatttgcgtgtaatatctttatgtctcccccattcatggggagacatattgtttttgccctgtccgtcagtcagtccatcagtctgtcagtcagtcagtcagtacgtcacacttcgtttccgcccaataactatagaactcttagacccaggaacttcatacttggtatgctagttggtcatgactagtagatgacccctattgaatttggggtcactaggtcaaagatcagggtcaacgtgaccttgaggtgaagaaacggtttccactcaataactaaagatcctttgggtccaggaacttcatacttggtatgctagttgttcatgactattagatgactcctattgattttgagatcaaaaggtcaaaggtcaaggttaccttcaggtaaaaaatgttatgttggcagtgaccttaagcttaaaaatggtttctgctcaataactaaagaaagcttgtacccaggaacttcatagttgttcatgactagtagatgactcctattgattttgagatcagtaggtcaatggtcaaggtcaccgtgaccttgaggtgaagaaactgtttccgctcaataactagagaacgcttgcaaccaggaatttcatacttggtatgctagttggtcatgactagaagatgacccatattgattttgagatcactaggtcaaaggtcaaggttaccttcaggtaaaaaatgatacgttggcggtgaccttaagcttaaaaatggtttctgctcaataacttaagaacgcttgtacccaggaacttcattcttggtacgctagtcggtcatgactagtagatgacccctattgattttgagatcagtaggtcaaaggtcaaggttgccatgaccttgagttgaagaaatggttaccgctcagtaactaaagaacacttgcacccaagaacttaatacttggtatgcaagttggttatgtagatgatccctattgatgttgtgatcagtaggtaaaaggtcatggtcacgatgactgtgagctgaaaaatggtttccgatcaataattgaataacgcttgcgcccaggaacttcatacaatgcaaacttcgtttacattttccatgattaatcaacaacactttcttctcttcactatttaatataatcgaataaaccaaacttcactgttggtttgtctccagtccaaggttacaaatttcatgtccatcatttattttttctcagctacgaccacacaataggggagacaagcgctttttcaaaaaagcaatctctagttttagttaggtttgacataaataaaccaaacttggtaatctTACATCGTTaatgtattcacttctaagtcaaagcggcgttacgacagctcttgttttgtataACACTCAAGGAGTTATGACATCATTGTTTACTTCAATATTGCGCTCCGATTGGATTAGCGTGACGTCATTTCACCAATGATATACGATGTTACaaaaatcagctattcttttatataaacatacgTTGACGGTCACTCtcctttaagaacaaatactcaattgcagaagatACTTCTAATTATTAATAGGaatgaatattttttgcaaatgtaaatatacaagTATTGATATgtgcttcatggaatttgctcgcgtgccctactgtgttcatacagcataaacgcaagaaaaaatgtgatcaatccttaattaaacattaattacgTATAGATGTGAGTTGTAACGAATAATTGTTTGTGATGACTTTAGACTTTGTCGTGGATGCAACACGTAAGGGGAACAAGATACGCTTTGCAAACCACTCCATAAACCCAAACTGCTACGCCAAGGTGATGATGGTGAACGGGGACCACCGTATAGGGATCTTTGCCAAGCGAGCAATACAAGCAGGGGAGGAACTCTTCTTTGACTACAGGTGAGCGCTAAAAGTGATGTTGTTTTTGGCCTAAATGCAAAATGTATCAagtttatgcatttataaaaatgtgcatcaaaattagtgttatttatttagaaaattatcTCATAGTTTGCAGGGTCACAAGgtaatttacaatattaaagtttttgttttgatatacatatTTGAGTAAGGAAAGACTATGGTCAATACAAGATACAAGTAGCAAAGCCATCATAATAGTTTTTAGCTGACATCtgtttttggaagaaaaaaagtcaATGTATTGTCATGACCTTTGCATCGGGTCATAACCCAGaaactttcaagatattcaaatgaaactttgtacacctGTTTCCATAACTCTACCTTCAATACTCATGGAGTTATGTCTTGACTTAAAAAAAAGAGAGAAGAGTATTAGCATTTGCTttgtggtgctcttgttttttGGTTAGAGAGCCACTGCTAAAGGTTTTCATACGTTGCGTTACAATTAACCAAAATGTATATTCTGCAGGTATGGACCCACCGAACAACTGAGGTTTGTGGGGATTGAGAGAGACGTGGAAATGACATGATGTGTTACTGTGTACAGAATATAACCTCATATCTGACAAGATGTTAAGGTGCAAAATCACACTGAAATCTGtctgtaaaaaaacattatcatgcTGAAAGTGTACTAAGGCTCCCAACAGAAAACAGAGAACAAGATTGCATGGAAGgttaaattgtaataaatacttgaaatagtTTTGTATGAAAACTTGTTTATCAACATACataattcttaaataaaatgtttgcattttatgatTATTGACTTATGTTATTTTCCCCCCTTTCTGAATTGAAAGTATACTTCAAAGTATACTTTAGTGTTTTACTATAGACATTCAAGAGCACTCCTAGTTCACACAGTCACAATCTGATATTGCTAGTTGCTGTGTTAAACTCTGCTAGTGGTGGGTTTTCCGTGTTGTACACTGCTAGTAGTGGGTCTAGTGTGTTTTCTGCTAGTAATGGGTCTCCCGTGTTGTACACTGCTAGTAGTGGGTCTCTCATGTAATACTCTGCTAGTATTAGGTCTCCCATGTAGAATTCTGCAAGAATTAGGTCTCCCATGTAGAATTCTGCTAGTATTGGGTCTCTCACCTAGAATTCTGCTAGTATTGGGTCTGCTATGTTGTACTCTGCTAGTAGTGGGTCTCATGTTGTAATCTGCTAGTAGTGGGTCTCATGTTGTAATCTGCTAGTAGTGGGTCTCTCATGTTGTACTCTGCTAGTAGTGGGGTGGGTCAACCATGTTGTACGCTGCTAGTAGTGGGTCTCTTATGTAGTATTCTGCTAGTAGTGGGTCTCTCATGTTGTACTTTGCTAGTAGTGGGTATCTTGTGTTGTACTCTGCTAGTATTGGGTCTCTTATGTTGTACTCTGCTAGTATTGGGTTACTCATGTTGTACTCTGCTAGTATTAGGTCTCTTATGTTGTACTCTGCTAGTATTGGGTCTCTTATGTTGTACTCTGCTAGTATTAGGTCTCTTATGTTGTACTCTGCTAGTATTGGGTCTCTTATGTTGTACTCTGCTAGTATTGGGTCACTCATGTTGTACTCGGCTAGTATTGGGTCACTTATGTTGTACTCTGCTAGTAGTGGGTTACTCGTGTTGTACTCTGCTAGTACTGGGTTACTCATGTTGTTCTCTGCTAGTATTGGGTCACTTATGTTGAAATCTGCTAGTATTGGGTCACTCATGTTGTACTCTGCTAGTATTGGGTCACTCATGTTGTACTCTGCTAGTATTGGGTTACTCATGTTGTACTCTGCTAGTGTTGGGTCACTTATGTTGTACTCTGCTAGTATTGGGTCACTTATGTTGTACTCTGCTAGTATTTAGTCTCTCATGTTGTACTCTGCTAGTGTAGGGTCTCTCATGTTGTACTCTGCTAGTAGTGGGTCACTTATGTTGTACTCTGCTAGTAGTGGGTCTCTTATGTTGTACTCTGCTAATAGTGGGCCTCTCATGTAGAACTCCGCTAGTAGTTGGTCTCTCATGTTGTGCTCCGCTAGTAGTGGGTCACTTATGTTGTACTCTGCTAGTAGTGGGTCTCTCATGTTGTACTCTGCTAGTATTGGGTCACTCATGTTGTACTCTGCTAGTAGTGGGTCTCTCATGTTGAACTCCGCTAGTGTTGGGTCTCTCATGTTGTACTCTGCTAGTATTGGGTCACTTATGTTGTACTCTGCTAGTAGTGGGTCTCTTATGTAGTATTCTGCTAGTAGTGGGTCTCTTATGTTGTACTCTGCTAGTAGTGGGTCACTTATGTTGTACTCCGCTAGTAGTGGTTCACTTATGTTGTACTCTGCTAGTAGTGGGTCTCTTATGTAGTATTCTGCTAGTAGTGGGTTTCTTATGTAGTATTCTGCTAGTATTGGGTCTCTTATGTAGTATTCTGCTAGTAGTGGGTTTCTTATGTAGTATTCTGCTAGTATTGGGTCACTTATGTTGTACTCTGCTAGTAGTGGGTCTCTTATGTAGTATTCTGCTAGTAGTGGGTCTCTTATCTTGTACTCTGCTAGTATTGGGTCTCATGTTGTACTCTGCTAGTATTGGGTCACTTATGTAGTATTCTGCTAGTAGTGGGTCACTTATGTTGTACTCTGCTAGTATAGGGTTCCTCATGCTGTACTCTGATAGTAGTCGTTCTCCATGTTGTACTCTGCTAGTATAGGGTTCCTCATGATAGTAGTGGGAGTCCATGTTGATTAATATGCTAGTAGTGGGTCACTCATGTTAAACTCGGCTAGTAGTGGGTCAATCATGTACTCTGCTAGTATTGAGTTACTCATGTTGTACTCTACTAATATATGATCTCTCATGTTGTACTCTGCTAGTATAGGGTCTCTCATGTTGTACTCTTCTAGTAGTGGGTCTCTTATGTTGTACTCCATGAGTAGTGGGTCTCCCTTGTTGTACTCTGCTAGTATTGGGTCTCTCATGTTGTACTCTGCTAGTATTGGGTTCCTCATGTTGTTCTCTGCTAGTAGTGGGTATCTTTCGTTTTCTCTCAAAGTAGTAGGTTTCTTGTGTGTTTACGCTGCAAGAAGTCGGTCCCCCGTGTTTTACCCCGCAAGCACTAAGTCATTCGTGTTGTTATGTGCTTGCAATAGATCTCTTGTAAGAGGAACATTGTTGGGGTCGAATGGCAACTTTATGCATTTATCTTGATAAGGGACTGCCCAAACAATGTTTCATAGGTCGTCCTTACCAAGGAGGGTGCATAATGAGTCTGACGATTGAAATACCATAAGATCGTTGTCACTGCTGATATAGGACCAAAGCAAAGTGCTTATTTGGCCTGAATGATTAACCTAGACGCTTTTGAAATTGCTGTCGAAAGATGACGGTGACAACTAGATTTTCACTCTGACCTTGACTGAGCAATATCTTGAGGAATCCGTGCAATGGCCTTGGCATCCTGATATCTGTGCCAGATGTGAAAGTTTGCGTTCGAATGATAAGGTCAAGGGAGTGGTTTTTACCAATGGCCAATATGTTCAAGATTTGTGCATGAAAGTTAGGATACCTATACAGACACAGAAAAAGTTATGATGTCGAATGGTTTAGGTTAAATGACATGTATTATGGGTTCGCTTATACCTTGCAATTTGACAATTCTGATATGTGGTGGAAACCGTAGAAAACCCATTTGTCAGGGTTGGTGACCACATACTAAACTTCCTACTCATAACTGGATTCGGAACCGCTTCTGACCTAACCGATATGGGACTCAAGCCTGAAAGGGTAATATCTGTTTCTATGTTGGAGTTTTCTCCCTTGCTTGCAAGCTCGTTGACTCTCATTGACCGAAAGTTCGCAATTCCTGTTTATTCCCTTTTGATCTGAATATACGtcaaatcatgttttttatcGACTAATAGAAGTGAAAAGGCGTATGAATAAGAATGGAGATCTATGTGAGATTATTGGCTCTCGGTGCGTTTCAACATGGTCTGGATCACCTATCTAAATATTATCGATTTCGGCCTTTATAATACAACCCTGTCGAAGCGTTTAAAGGTTTACAAATCAATCTTTGTATACATTGGAGTCATagtcaatattaaatgtaagaGTTCTAAGTAAGAGCCTTGAGAATATTAAGTATAACTCATGAATTCCTGTCCATCTGTTCCTGTTAATAATTCATGTTGTCTGGACATTCGATAAGCTTCCATTGGAATCGATAAAACATAAAGTGAAAACAATGTATGATGGTAACGAGCTAGTTGTGCACGCTATTTGGATTATTGATAGTGCAAACTTGGATTTTCTGATATACAGTTTGTCAATATAATGTTAAGTTGAAAAGGGAAAATGATATGACAGAGTCGGTGTAGGGAATATCGGAGACGGGTTAGGTCAAACCATTTACTTGTTTACATGTGACATCCAACCAGAAGTGCCAGTTTCATACGAGTGCTCTAGAAACCATGGCGGGTTTCAGTTTCACTCACCAGCAGACGAAGAAGTTTATGCCGCCATCAAAGGAATGGCAGGACAAAACAGCCAAACAGCTTAATATACGTATGGAATTGCGCTTGGAGTATGGGAGCCCCAAGTATTATAATGGGGATACCGCACCAAAATTGACGTCTGAGATCCGAGCAGACGGCAACTGTTTCTTTCGCGCGCTGAGCGTCATCATTACTGGCGTGGAATCGAACCACATGACTGTCCGTGAGCAGATCACACAGCACGTGGAGAAACACTCGGACATCTATCGGACGTTTCTACAGAGTCGCGGTGGCATGGATACGTACGTTCGGAGCATGCGCCGGCCGAGGGAGTGGGCCACGGACACTGAAATATTCGCGGCCGCCACGTTTTTGAAGACAATTATTGAAGTATGTAGCATTATTAGGACGAATAATGGACGTGAGTACCAGTGGCAGACTTTCGCGCCACTCAATGACGATAACCCGTCCTTACCAAAGATCTACATATGTCACAAGGATGAACATTTTGAACCAATATTAGACATAGCAGAGGTTGCAATAGACGGGTCACAAAGTTTAAGACCAAGAATCTCCGAGGCGGAGGACCAGAAATCTCAGAGATCCTACAAGGACTATGACCGGTTTCGTGGGGACCATCCTCCTCCTGCCCCACCTCCGGACCCATCGCAGCGCAGCCCCTCTAACCCCTTCATGACCAGTTCTTACCGCAGCTCCTATCGGGACCCTGGACAAGTTCAGACTCAAAGCCGAGCACTCGGTACCAATCAAAGAAGTCACAATAATCTACACTTTTAACTGTTATTGTTGGATTGTTCGAGTGCCAAAGGAATATTTCGTTGCTGGTTAACTGTGccttaattcaatattttattcgTCGTATCTGTAACTCCTTATCTTAAATTATTAAGTATGGGCTTAATaactgataaaacaaatatgcttTCTGCAAGTGTTTCAGTATTATTATCCTGTTATTTCAGAGTTTATCTGCTTTGTTATAGCGTAAGAAGTGGTAAAATTTACAATaagataatgattttaaaatgttcgaATGATCTTAATAACTACCAAAGGTAAACACAATACGGTTACGCAAGATTAAATAATTACAGTTTGATCTGGGTTATTGATATTCCAAATATGTAGACAGCGAAAATTGGCAGTATATCTTTTTCTTAATGGAATGCGGTTAAAACATTGAACTTGTAAATTCATTTGTACTGTTCATTTGAAGTGAACCGCCttgaaaagcaattatataaaaatgatttggaTGTAAATTATTGtgacatgttttcatattaaaatagaAGTATCTGAACAAATTACTACGATGCGTACCAGAATGACAATAGCATTTAATGAAGCAGTTCATAAAGAGTTAAAAAacataagaataaaatattCCACTCTCTGCGTTTAACTTTGATGTATTTGTATCAAGTCCATTCATTCATGCGATTGTTCATTCAACGGTGCGTTCATTGATCGTTTGTTCGTCTGTTCGTTACAcgtatacatacatacataaatacataacattACAAGATATCACGCAAAAACAAGcacacaaacacgcacgcatTATTTACAGATACTATATACCCgtatatacatgaaatattaaatttgcagCAGGGTTTTTTATGATTGCACCATTGATAATTCCACAAAGTACCTAGTGccttattttgaaaacatctaCATGTATAAAGAAATAAGCTATTGGTCAACAAACCTACTAAAAAGGaatactttttatgtttttgatatttgttttaaactaacTGATTACATTGTTTCGCGCATAAAATACAGTTATTACTTCGAAACTTATTCCGATGCCCCTTTAATACGTCTTGAGCCTGGATCCacgtattcactaacgtcttgagccTGGATCCacgtattcactaacgtcttgagccTGGATCCacgtattcactaacgtcttgagccTGGATCCacgtattcactaacgtcttgagccTGGATccacatattcactaacgtcttgagccAGGATccacatattcactaacgtgTTAAGCCAGGATccacatattcactaacgtgTTGAGCCTGGATccacatattcactaacgtgTTGAGCCTGGATccacatattcactaacgtcttgagccAGGATccacatattcactaacgtcttgagccAGGATCCACATATTCACTTACGTCTTGAGCCAGGATCCACATATTCACTTACGTCTTGAGCCTGGATCCACATATTCAGTTACGTCTTGAGCCTGGATCCACATATTCAGTTACGTCTTGAGCCTGGATCCACATATTCAGTTACGTCTTGAGCCTGGATCCACATATTCAGTTACGTCTTGAGCCTGGATCCACATATTCAGTTACGTCTTGAGCCTGGATCCACATATTCAGTAACGTCTTGAGCCTGGATCCACATATTCACTTACGTCTTGAGCCTGGATCCACATATTCAGTTACGTCTTGAGCCTGGATccacatattcactaacgtcttgagccTGGATCCACATATTCAGTTACGTCTTGAGCTTGAATCCACATATTCACTTACGTCTTGAGCCTGAATccacatattcactaacgtcttgagccTGGATCCACGTAATCACTAACGTCATGAGCCTGGATTcacatattcactaacgtattGAGCATGGATccacatattcactaacgtctttgGTCTGGATCCACGTATTCACTTACGTCTTGCGCCAGGATCCACGTATTCTCTAACGTCTTGAGCCTGGATCCacgtattcactaacgtcttgagccTGGATccacatattcactaacgtattAGGCCTAGATCCACGTATTCTCTAACGTATTGAGCCCGGATCCACGTATTCTCTAACGTATTGAGCCTGGATCCACGTATTCTCTAACGTATTGAGCCTGGATTcacatattcactaacgtcttgagccAGGATccacatattcactaacgtcttgagccTGGATccacatattcactaacgtcttgagccTGGATCCACGTAATCACTAACGTCATGAGCCTGGATTcacatattcactaacgtattGAGCATGGATccacatattcactaacgtcttgggTCTGGATCCacgtattcactaacgtcttgcgCCAGGATCCACGTATTCTCTAACGTCTTGAGCCTAGATCCTCATagtcactaacgtcttgagccTGAATCCACGCAATCGCTAACGTCATGAGCCTGGATTCACATATTCCCTAACGTATTGAGCATGGATCCACATATTCACTTACGTCTTAGGCCTGGATCCACATATTCACTTACGTTTTGAGCCTGGATccacatattcactaacgtcttgagccTGGATccacatattcactaacgtcttgagccTGGATccacatattcactaacgtcttgagccTGGGTCtacatattcactaacgtcttgagccTGGATCCACATatttactaacgtcttgagCCTAGAACCAGATATTTACTAATGTCTTTAGCCTAGATccacatattcactaacgtcttgagccTGGATCCACGTATTCAGTTACGTCTTGAGCTTGGATCCACATATTTACTAAAGTCTTGAGCCAGGGTCCACGTATTCAGTTACGTCTTGAGCCTGGATCTACATATTTACTAACGTATTGAGCCTGGATCCACGTATTCACTAACGTTTTTAATGTCTTGAGCCTTGATCCACATATTCACTTACGTTTTGAGCCTTGATCCACGTATTCAGTAACGCCTTGAGCCTGGATCCACATATTCACTAACGCCTTAAGCCTGGATCCACATATTCACTAACGCCTTAAGCCTGGATCCACATATTCACTAACGCATTGAGCCTGGATCCACATatttactaacgtcttgagCCTGAATCCACATATTCGCTTACGTCTTGAGCCTGGGTCCACATATTCACTAACGCCTTGAGCTTGGATCCACATATTCACTAACATCTTAAGACTGGATCCacgtattcactaacgtcttaagCCTGGATCCACATATTCACTAACATCTTAAGCCTGGATCCACATATTCACTAACATCTTAAGCCTGGATCCACGTATTCACTAATGTCTTAAGCATGGGTCCACATATTCACTCACTTCTTGGGCCTGGATCCACGTTTTCACTTACGTCTTGAGCCTTGGTCTACATATTCACTTACGAGTTTGAGACTCAGAGTCAGAGAAGCGAATTCTTAATTATTTCGAAATATCTATTATTATAAGAAATTTGGGCAATATACGTATGCCTTAGAGTAGAACAGGTTATG from Mya arenaria isolate MELC-2E11 chromosome 3, ASM2691426v1 harbors:
- the LOC128228668 gene encoding uncharacterized protein LOC128228668, whose product is MAGFSFTHQQTKKFMPPSKEWQDKTAKQLNIRMELRLEYGSPKYYNGDTAPKLTSEIRADGNCFFRALSVIITGVESNHMTVREQITQHVEKHSDIYRTFLQSRGGMDTYVRSMRRPREWATDTEIFAAATFLKTIIEVCSIIRTNNGREYQWQTFAPLNDDNPSLPKIYICHKDEHFEPILDIAEVAIDGSQSLRPRISEAEDQKSQRSYKDYDRFRGDHPPPAPPPDPSQRSPSNPFMTSSYRSSYRDPGQVQTQSRALGTNQRSHNNLHF